The following proteins are encoded in a genomic region of Myxococcaceae bacterium JPH2:
- a CDS encoding nucleotidyltransferase domain-containing protein: MSETSDELSATSRIRGLEQVDRLSIPLPHGTEVTTRVERLASGGRRIPQGVVGRVVRTRDGGCDVQIVGVGEVWYAREELVPRRPGQVRFAHRREAAWTALTPCVVLETRVGSHAWGLADENSDVDLRGVFALPLSWTLGLGEPPVDLVSADGSTTYWEVRKTVEQALLADPNTLETLFVPGARALDDTGAWLLETRGAFVSRAIFGSFGRYAMSQLDKLTRSQRLAEHRDLVLGWLCEEPAPDLDEVARRLAALSPRAAPTEQEGQLAARTYIKQLYRSLSDQGLLASNDFAALTVYARGGGQRPPTARELRPKNAYNLLRLVALATSWLREGEPVFAATGALRTRLLDIKQGRVPLEDVLRDAEAMAPELEEAHRTSRLPEQPDYGRADALLRRVRHEVARRAVLQTPGPLGRDAPEAPALEWKDME, translated from the coding sequence ATGTCCGAGACCTCCGACGAGCTGTCCGCTACCTCACGCATCCGAGGCCTGGAGCAGGTGGATCGCCTGTCCATCCCCCTTCCCCACGGCACCGAGGTGACGACCCGCGTGGAGCGTCTGGCCTCGGGGGGCCGGCGCATCCCCCAGGGCGTGGTGGGGCGCGTGGTGCGAACTCGGGACGGCGGCTGCGACGTGCAGATCGTCGGTGTCGGAGAGGTCTGGTATGCCCGCGAGGAGCTGGTCCCTCGGCGCCCAGGACAGGTGCGGTTCGCCCACCGGCGCGAGGCGGCCTGGACCGCGCTCACGCCCTGCGTCGTGCTGGAGACCCGCGTGGGCAGCCACGCCTGGGGCCTGGCCGACGAGAACTCGGACGTGGATCTGCGCGGCGTGTTCGCCCTGCCCTTGTCGTGGACGCTGGGGCTGGGAGAGCCGCCCGTGGACCTCGTGTCCGCCGACGGCAGCACCACCTACTGGGAGGTGCGCAAGACCGTGGAGCAGGCCCTGCTCGCGGACCCCAATACACTGGAGACGCTGTTCGTCCCCGGCGCGCGGGCCCTGGACGACACGGGCGCGTGGCTCTTGGAGACCCGGGGCGCGTTCGTGTCGCGGGCCATCTTCGGCAGCTTCGGGCGCTATGCCATGAGCCAGCTCGACAAGCTCACCCGGAGCCAGCGGCTCGCCGAGCATCGGGACCTCGTGCTCGGCTGGCTGTGCGAGGAGCCCGCGCCGGACCTGGACGAAGTGGCCCGGCGACTCGCGGCCCTGTCTCCGCGCGCCGCGCCCACCGAGCAGGAGGGGCAGCTCGCGGCCCGCACGTACATCAAGCAGCTCTACCGCTCGCTGTCGGACCAAGGCCTGCTCGCGAGCAACGACTTCGCGGCCCTCACGGTCTACGCGCGCGGAGGCGGACAGCGACCGCCCACGGCGCGCGAGCTGCGGCCGAAGAACGCCTACAACCTGCTGCGGCTGGTGGCGCTGGCCACGAGCTGGCTGCGCGAGGGTGAGCCCGTCTTCGCGGCGACCGGGGCCCTGCGCACGCGGCTCCTGGACATCAAGCAGGGCCGCGTCCCATTGGAGGACGTGCTGCGCGACGCCGAGGCCATGGCGCCCGAGCTGGAAGAGGCGCACCGGACCAGCCGCCTGCCCGAGCAGCCAGACTATGGTCGCGCGGACGCGCTGCTGCGGCGCGTGCGCCACGAGGTGGCCCGGCGCGCGGTGCTCCAGACACCGGGACCGCTGGGTCGAGACGCGCCAGAGGCTCCGGCGCTGGAATGGAAGGACATGGAATGA
- a CDS encoding nucleotidyltransferase domain-containing protein: MKGTLTDHQRRIADRALDEESARREHLVISLSGAHAYGFPSPDSDLDLKCIHVEPTGSLLALTPRVVPAERLEIIEGVEVDYSSNELQPALLGILQGNGNYLERVLDAIPLRTSPALESLRPRVRAVLSRRLYRHYRGFASGQLREWEKSGFRSAKRLLYVLRTALTGAHALRTGHVQTDVTELLEPYGFAPAHALVEQKLRGEKSELPDALSQHWRGEVARAFQVLDDAHAASVLPEEPSAESVAALEQWLLDERRRRFGP, translated from the coding sequence ATGAAGGGCACCTTGACGGACCATCAGCGGCGCATCGCGGACCGCGCGCTCGATGAGGAATCCGCGCGCCGCGAGCACCTGGTCATCTCGCTGTCGGGCGCGCACGCGTATGGGTTCCCGTCCCCGGACAGTGACCTGGACTTGAAGTGCATCCACGTGGAGCCCACGGGCTCGCTCCTGGCGCTCACCCCGCGCGTCGTGCCCGCCGAGCGGCTGGAGATCATCGAGGGCGTGGAGGTGGACTACTCGTCCAATGAGTTGCAGCCCGCGCTGCTCGGCATCCTCCAGGGCAATGGCAACTATCTGGAGCGCGTGCTGGATGCCATTCCGCTCCGCACCTCGCCCGCGCTCGAGTCGCTGCGGCCTCGCGTGCGCGCGGTGCTCTCACGCCGGCTGTACCGGCACTATCGCGGCTTCGCGTCCGGTCAGCTCCGCGAGTGGGAGAAGAGCGGGTTCCGGTCCGCCAAGCGGCTGCTCTATGTGCTGCGCACCGCGCTCACGGGCGCGCACGCGCTGCGCACCGGGCACGTGCAGACAGACGTCACCGAGCTGCTGGAGCCCTACGGCTTCGCGCCGGCCCACGCCCTGGTCGAGCAGAAGCTGCGCGGCGAGAAGAGCGAGCTGCCCGACGCGCTCAGCCAACACTGGCGTGGAGAAGTGGCGCGAGCCTTCCAGGTGCTCGATGACGCGCATGCCGCATCGGTGTTGCCCGAGGAGCCTTCGGCCGAGAGCGTCGCCGCGCTGGAGCAGTGGCTCCTCGACGAGCGCCGCCGCCGCTTCGGGCCTTGA
- a CDS encoding VOC family protein codes for MARVTGIGGVFFKSKSDPKQLAAWYARHLGLRLEEWGGAILKWPEDKAEDRGLTVWHVAANTSEWFSPSEAGFMINYRVDDLDGLLAQLRQDGVPILKGPESHENGRFAWILDPDGNKLELWQPL; via the coding sequence ATGGCGAGAGTCACTGGAATCGGGGGCGTCTTCTTCAAGTCCAAGTCGGACCCCAAGCAGCTCGCGGCCTGGTACGCACGACATTTGGGATTGCGGCTCGAGGAGTGGGGCGGCGCGATCCTGAAGTGGCCCGAGGACAAGGCCGAGGACCGCGGCCTCACCGTCTGGCATGTCGCGGCGAACACCAGCGAATGGTTCAGCCCGAGCGAAGCGGGCTTCATGATCAACTATCGCGTGGATGACCTCGACGGGCTGCTCGCGCAGCTCCGCCAGGACGGCGTCCCGATTCTCAAGGGACCGGAGTCCCACGAGAACGGTCGCTTCGCGTGGATCCTCGATCCCGACGGGAACAAGCTGGAGCTGTGGCAGCCGCTCTGA